A genomic region of Micromonospora sp. NBRC 110009 contains the following coding sequences:
- a CDS encoding winged helix-turn-helix transcriptional regulator — translation MTARPGVGDTPRTCDQGLAQAFAFLGKRWNGVLLGTLADGPAGFAELARALPGISESVLSDRLGELCRVGLVSRTVREGPPVGVSYQLTDRGAALAPALEALARWAHENLPAAPGRGGGC, via the coding sequence GTGACAGCCAGGCCTGGGGTGGGCGACACGCCCCGCACGTGTGATCAGGGGCTGGCCCAGGCCTTCGCGTTCCTCGGCAAGCGGTGGAACGGGGTGCTGCTGGGCACCCTCGCCGACGGCCCGGCCGGCTTCGCCGAGCTGGCCCGCGCGCTGCCCGGGATCAGCGAGTCCGTGCTGTCCGACCGGCTCGGCGAGCTGTGCCGGGTCGGCCTGGTCTCCCGCACGGTCCGGGAGGGCCCGCCGGTCGGGGTCAGCTACCAGCTCACCGACCGCGGCGCCGCGTTGGCGCCCGCGCTGGAGGCGCTGGCCCGCTGGGCGCACGAGAACCTGCCCGCCGCACCGGGACGCGGCGGCGGCTGCTGA
- a CDS encoding chorismate-binding protein, whose product MSGNGPDGVEALSRGMTVVPGAPPGCRGRLVERARLEWRLADGGDPADLAQEFLAAHGIALHDLARPAAHQSEGVCGAALYLSAAAGAHTAGGPTGASTPVPALPDLVVVVHQHARGPVVPPAARPAAGWWLGDWRDSWTPRQHADAVAAVRAAIGRGDVYQVNLVGHAAAPYAGDPLPALARLAALPGARYGGTLAGLGWAVGCASPETLIALEGGRLVTRPIKGTRPATAAGRRELLASAKERAEHVMIVDLERNDLARVARTGSVRVDDLFAVRRWCDLWQAESTVSAAPADGLGLAALLRAVCPGGSVTGAPKLAALAQIAALEPVGRGAGMGALGWVGPGRIDLGLTIRTAAADAERLHLWAGGGITWGSDPAAEVAEAAAKAAPVRALLAAG is encoded by the coding sequence ATGAGTGGAAACGGACCGGACGGTGTGGAAGCGCTTTCACGCGGGATGACGGTCGTCCCCGGCGCCCCGCCCGGCTGCCGGGGACGACTCGTCGAACGGGCCCGGCTGGAGTGGCGGCTCGCCGACGGCGGCGACCCGGCCGACCTCGCGCAGGAGTTCCTCGCCGCCCACGGCATCGCCCTGCACGACCTGGCCCGACCGGCCGCCCACCAGTCGGAGGGCGTCTGCGGCGCCGCGCTCTACCTGTCCGCCGCCGCCGGGGCGCACACCGCCGGCGGCCCGACCGGCGCGTCCACTCCCGTGCCGGCGCTGCCGGACCTGGTGGTGGTCGTGCACCAGCACGCCCGCGGGCCGGTCGTCCCACCCGCCGCCCGACCGGCCGCCGGCTGGTGGCTGGGGGACTGGCGGGACAGCTGGACCCCTCGGCAGCACGCCGACGCGGTCGCGGCGGTCCGCGCCGCGATCGGCCGTGGCGACGTCTACCAGGTCAACCTCGTCGGCCACGCCGCCGCCCCGTATGCCGGGGACCCGCTGCCCGCCCTCGCCCGGCTGGCCGCCCTGCCCGGCGCCCGCTACGGCGGCACCCTCGCCGGCCTCGGCTGGGCCGTCGGCTGCGCCTCCCCGGAGACGCTGATCGCCCTCGAGGGCGGGCGCCTGGTCACCCGCCCGATCAAGGGCACCCGGCCGGCCACCGCCGCCGGTCGGCGCGAGCTGCTCGCCTCCGCCAAGGAACGCGCCGAGCACGTGATGATCGTCGACCTGGAACGCAACGACCTGGCCCGGGTGGCCCGCACCGGCTCGGTTCGCGTCGACGACCTGTTCGCCGTACGCCGCTGGTGCGACCTGTGGCAGGCCGAGTCGACGGTGTCCGCGGCGCCCGCCGACGGGTTGGGCCTGGCGGCGCTGCTGCGCGCGGTCTGCCCCGGCGGGTCGGTGACCGGCGCGCCGAAACTCGCCGCGCTGGCGCAGATCGCGGCCCTGGAGCCGGTGGGCCGGGGCGCCGGCATGGGCGCCCTGGGCTGGGTCGGGCCCGGCCGGATCGACCTGGGGCTGACCATCCGCACCGCGGCGGCCGACGCCGAGCGGCTGCACCTGTGGGCCGGCGGCGGCATCACCTGGGGCAGCGACCCGGCCGCCGAGGTGGCCGAGGCGGCGGCGAAGGCCGCCCCGGTGCGCGCCCTGCTCGCCGCCGGCTGA
- a CDS encoding MarR family winged helix-turn-helix transcriptional regulator, whose amino-acid sequence MTATPDREALGTLLRHVLELLDGDVATVYADLDLADYRPRFSPMVRVLLADGPLPIRDLAARVGVTHSGASQTVAQMSRAGLVTLAPGTDARQRIVTLTDRAHALRPVIEAEWSATTTAMRQLDAELPVPLADELYAVLAALRRRPLRERIADTGLAPGPRGGDRDRR is encoded by the coding sequence GTGACCGCCACCCCCGACCGCGAGGCGCTGGGCACCCTGCTGCGCCACGTCCTGGAACTCCTCGACGGCGATGTCGCCACCGTCTACGCCGACCTGGACCTGGCCGACTACCGGCCGCGCTTCTCGCCAATGGTGCGGGTGCTGCTCGCCGACGGTCCGCTGCCCATCCGCGACCTCGCCGCCCGGGTCGGCGTCACCCACTCGGGGGCCAGCCAGACCGTCGCCCAGATGAGCCGCGCCGGCCTGGTCACCCTCGCCCCCGGCACCGACGCCCGGCAGCGCATCGTCACCCTCACCGATCGCGCGCACGCGCTGCGGCCCGTCATCGAGGCCGAATGGTCGGCCACCACCACCGCCATGCGGCAGCTCGACGCCGAACTGCCCGTACCCCTGGCCGACGAGCTGTACGCGGTCCTCGCCGCGCTGCGCCGCCGCCCGCTGCGCGAGCGGATCGCCGACACCGGCCTGGCGCCCGGGCCCCGTGGCGGGGACCGGGACCGGCGGTAG
- the def gene encoding peptide deformylase — protein sequence MTMRPIRIIGDPVLRTPCEPVTSFDAELRALVQDLMDTLLGAPGRAGVAAPQIGVNAQVFVYDADGHRGHLVNPTLELSEELQDDDEGCLSIPGLYFPTRRAMQATAHGFDQHGEPLTISGRGFLARALQHETDHLHGRLYVDTLHGEGRRRALREIRAGRFHSPSRGL from the coding sequence ATGACTATGCGCCCGATCCGGATCATCGGCGACCCTGTGCTGCGTACCCCTTGCGAGCCGGTGACCAGCTTCGACGCCGAACTGCGCGCGCTGGTGCAGGACCTGATGGACACCCTGCTCGGCGCGCCGGGCCGGGCCGGGGTGGCCGCCCCGCAGATCGGGGTGAACGCGCAGGTGTTCGTCTACGACGCCGACGGCCACCGCGGCCACCTGGTCAACCCGACGCTGGAGCTGTCCGAGGAGCTCCAGGACGACGACGAGGGCTGCCTGTCCATTCCCGGGCTCTACTTCCCGACCCGGCGGGCGATGCAGGCCACCGCGCACGGCTTCGACCAGCACGGCGAGCCGCTGACCATCTCCGGCCGGGGTTTCCTGGCCCGGGCACTGCAGCACGAGACCGACCACCTGCACGGCCGGCTGTACGTGGACACGCTGCACGGCGAGGGCCGCCGCCGGGCGCTGCGGGAGATCCGCGCCGGCCGGTTCCACTCGCCCAGCCGCGGCCTCTAG
- a CDS encoding GNAT family N-acetyltransferase, producing the protein MPVRAEHDRAALAELLARDPVLHAYQLGDLDDFFWPYTSWYRRGDQVALLYHGVDLPTLLAFTTPERTGELATLLGELAPVLPARLWAHLSPGLDATVARWYELSDPAPHHRMALTDPARLAEAAPAGELLDRGDLPALLDLYAVAYPGNWFDPRMLDTGQYVGIREDGELLAVAGVHVWSPTWRVAALGNVTTHPRARGRGLAGAAVAALCARLRDTVDHVTLNVRADNTAAVRLYERLGFTRVAGFTECGLRRRPSV; encoded by the coding sequence GTGCCCGTACGCGCCGAACACGACCGCGCCGCCCTGGCCGAGCTGCTGGCCCGGGACCCGGTGCTGCACGCCTACCAGCTCGGCGACCTGGACGACTTCTTCTGGCCGTACACCTCGTGGTACCGCCGCGGCGACCAGGTGGCGCTGCTCTACCACGGCGTCGACCTGCCGACGCTGCTGGCGTTCACCACCCCCGAGCGCACCGGGGAGCTGGCGACGCTGCTGGGCGAGCTCGCTCCGGTGCTGCCGGCCCGGCTCTGGGCGCACCTCTCCCCCGGCCTGGACGCCACCGTGGCCCGCTGGTACGAGCTGTCCGACCCGGCCCCGCACCACCGGATGGCGTTGACCGACCCGGCCCGGCTGGCCGAGGCCGCCCCCGCCGGGGAGCTGCTGGACCGGGGAGACCTGCCGGCGCTGCTCGACCTGTACGCGGTCGCCTACCCGGGCAACTGGTTCGACCCGCGGATGCTCGACACCGGCCAGTACGTGGGGATCCGCGAGGACGGCGAGCTCCTGGCGGTCGCCGGGGTGCACGTCTGGTCACCCACCTGGCGGGTGGCCGCCCTGGGCAACGTCACCACCCATCCCCGGGCCCGCGGCCGGGGCCTGGCCGGCGCCGCCGTGGCCGCGCTCTGCGCCCGGCTGCGCGACACCGTCGACCACGTCACCCTCAACGTCCGCGCCGACAACACCGCCGCCGTACGCCTCTACGAGCGGCTGGGCTTCACCCGCGTCGCCGGGTTCACCGAGTGCGGGCTGCGCCGCCGCCCGTCGGTGTGA
- a CDS encoding DUF5999 family protein: protein MCQHQPTCPSADATDREAARVLACFPEQGWSLLCNGVIIFEDTGELLPDGSSIAPHRGPARHALVA, encoded by the coding sequence ATGTGCCAGCACCAACCCACCTGCCCCTCTGCTGACGCGACCGACCGAGAAGCCGCCCGAGTCCTCGCCTGCTTCCCTGAGCAGGGCTGGAGCCTGCTCTGCAACGGAGTGATCATCTTCGAGGACACCGGCGAACTGCTTCCCGACGGCAGCAGCATCGCCCCGCACCGCGGCCCCGCCCGACACGCCCTCGTCGCCTGA
- a CDS encoding alpha/beta hydrolase, translating to MAPDSLAAALTATAAAVLTALLLATTWDHGTGVRRAARRTATGVLCLTTALAATGIWINRQVDTFTTWTAGAGHDATATVTAPTGPGGRLFTFTVTGTASGLTLPVRAYLPAAYHQQPTARFPVIEALHGFPGSPASWTNRLAAAHHLDQEIAAGRMAPTVVLFPPQTPDALLDTECTDLTHGPKAETFLTVDVPAAAEARLRVRTDRAGWGLIGYSAGGYCATNLALRHPDRYATAASLSGYAEPGITIGDGTEHTLNDDAWRLRHLPQPAVALYLSSGSADHKAHHDADTLRRLAHPPLDVTTAYVAGGGHSMAVWEAAEGPAFDWLSSWLGRPLT from the coding sequence ATGGCCCCCGACAGCCTCGCCGCCGCCCTCACCGCCACCGCCGCCGCCGTGCTGACCGCCCTGCTGCTCGCCACCACCTGGGACCACGGCACCGGCGTGCGCCGGGCCGCCCGGCGCACCGCCACCGGCGTCCTCTGCCTCACCACCGCCCTCGCCGCCACCGGCATCTGGATCAACCGGCAGGTCGACACCTTCACCACCTGGACCGCCGGCGCCGGCCACGACGCCACCGCCACCGTGACCGCACCCACCGGCCCCGGCGGGCGGCTGTTCACCTTCACCGTCACCGGCACCGCCAGCGGCCTCACCCTCCCGGTCCGCGCCTACCTGCCCGCCGCCTACCACCAGCAGCCCACCGCACGCTTCCCGGTCATCGAGGCGCTGCACGGCTTCCCCGGCTCACCCGCCTCCTGGACCAACCGGCTCGCCGCCGCCCACCACCTCGACCAGGAGATCGCCGCCGGCCGCATGGCCCCCACCGTCGTGCTGTTCCCCCCGCAGACCCCCGACGCCCTGCTCGACACCGAATGCACCGACCTCACCCACGGACCCAAGGCCGAAACGTTCCTCACCGTCGACGTGCCCGCCGCCGCCGAGGCCCGCCTGCGGGTACGCACCGACCGCGCCGGATGGGGCCTCATCGGCTACTCCGCCGGCGGCTACTGCGCCACCAACCTCGCCCTGCGCCACCCCGACCGCTACGCCACCGCCGCCAGCCTCTCCGGCTACGCCGAACCCGGCATCACCATCGGCGACGGCACCGAACACACCCTCAACGACGACGCCTGGCGGCTGCGCCACCTGCCCCAACCCGCCGTCGCCCTCTACCTGTCCAGCGGCTCCGCCGACCACAAGGCCCACCACGACGCGGACACCCTGCGCCGCCTCGCCCACCCCCCGCTCGACGTCACCACCGCGTACGTGGCCGGGGGCGGCCACAGCATGGCCGTCTGGGAAGCCGCCGAAGGCCCCGCCTTCGACTGGCTCTCCAGCTGGCTCGGCCGCCCCCTCACCTGA
- a CDS encoding sulfite exporter TauE/SafE family protein codes for MDAVVGGGGLLLLPALLVAAPGVPVATALGTNKLAAIFGTSTAAVTYGRRTKLDWAVAGPAAGLAVLTAGLGAVLAGSVPAGAYRPVVLVVLLSVAVFVLTRPRLGVLSRPERRTRARVAAAVAAAGLGIALYDGLIGPGTGTFLVLAFTALIGADFVHASAMAKVVNAGTNLGALVVFAATGHVWWLLGAAMAVCNVAGAALGARMALRRGSGFVRVVLLVVVAALVGKLGYDQWVAG; via the coding sequence GTGGATGCCGTGGTCGGCGGGGGTGGCCTGTTGCTGTTGCCGGCGTTGCTGGTGGCCGCGCCGGGGGTGCCGGTGGCGACGGCGTTGGGCACGAACAAGCTGGCCGCGATCTTCGGCACGTCGACCGCCGCGGTGACGTACGGCCGGCGGACGAAGCTGGACTGGGCGGTGGCCGGGCCGGCGGCGGGGTTGGCGGTGCTGACCGCCGGGCTGGGCGCGGTGCTGGCCGGGTCGGTGCCGGCGGGGGCGTACCGGCCGGTGGTGCTGGTGGTGCTGCTGTCGGTGGCGGTGTTCGTGTTGACCCGGCCGCGGCTGGGGGTGCTGTCGCGGCCGGAGCGGCGCACCCGGGCGCGGGTGGCCGCGGCGGTGGCGGCGGCCGGGTTGGGCATCGCCCTGTACGACGGGTTGATCGGCCCGGGCACCGGCACGTTCCTGGTGTTGGCGTTCACCGCGCTGATCGGGGCGGACTTCGTGCACGCCTCGGCGATGGCGAAGGTGGTCAACGCCGGCACGAACCTGGGCGCGCTGGTGGTGTTCGCGGCGACCGGGCACGTGTGGTGGCTGCTGGGCGCGGCGATGGCGGTGTGCAACGTCGCCGGAGCCGCGCTGGGCGCGCGGATGGCGTTGCGGCGCGGCTCCGGCTTCGTGCGGGTGGTGCTGCTGGTCGTGGTGGCGGCCCTGGTGGGCAAGCTCGGCTACGACCAGTGGGTGGCGGGCTGA
- a CDS encoding malonic semialdehyde reductase: MSDLITLHPEAQAQLFTDARTANTFTDEPVSDEQLRAIFELAKYPPTAANTQPLRVLFIRDGQPRERLLTHMSEGNRAKTAAAPVVAVLAADTDFHEFVPRVFPIRPQMRDGLAADAVARERMARFNATLQIGYWLLAVRAAGLAAGPMAGFDADGLDKEFFADSSWRSLLVVNIGKPGPDAWFPRLPRLDYDEVVRHA, from the coding sequence ATGAGCGACCTGATCACCCTGCACCCCGAGGCGCAGGCCCAGCTGTTCACCGACGCCCGCACCGCCAACACCTTCACCGACGAGCCGGTCAGCGACGAGCAGCTGCGCGCCATCTTCGAACTCGCCAAGTACCCGCCCACCGCCGCCAACACCCAGCCACTGCGGGTGCTGTTCATCCGCGACGGGCAGCCCCGCGAGCGACTGCTCACCCACATGAGCGAGGGCAACCGCGCCAAGACCGCCGCCGCGCCGGTCGTCGCCGTCCTCGCCGCCGACACCGACTTCCACGAGTTCGTCCCGCGGGTCTTCCCGATCCGCCCGCAGATGCGCGACGGCCTCGCCGCCGACGCGGTGGCCCGCGAGCGGATGGCCCGCTTCAACGCCACCCTGCAGATCGGCTACTGGCTGCTCGCCGTGCGCGCCGCCGGCCTCGCCGCCGGCCCGATGGCCGGCTTCGACGCCGACGGCCTGGACAAGGAATTCTTCGCTGACAGCAGCTGGCGGTCCCTGCTCGTGGTCAACATCGGCAAGCCCGGCCCGGACGCCTGGTTCCCCCGGCTGCCCCGCCTCGACTACGACGAGGTGGTCCGGCACGCCTGA
- a CDS encoding endonuclease/exonuclease/phosphatase family protein, producing the protein MRLATFNLLHGRSLTDGLVDPDRLAVAVAALDADVLALQEVDRDQSRSGNLDLTAIAARALDAPEHHFAAAVVGTPGEQFRPLTHDDDGHGEPRYGVGLVSRHPVRSWQVTRLRPAPVRSPVYVPGPGGGLVLLRDEPRVVLAAVLDTPHGPMTVAATHLSFVPGWNVLQLRRVVRALRTLPAPRILLGDLNLPAGPVRLLSGWRPLGRRPTYPAGQPRVQLDHILADRRGLDRLPPVTAVDTPLSTISDHRPLVVDLGARS; encoded by the coding sequence GTGCGCCTGGCCACCTTCAACCTGCTGCACGGCCGGTCCCTCACCGACGGCCTCGTCGACCCCGACCGGCTCGCTGTCGCCGTCGCCGCCCTCGACGCCGACGTCCTCGCCCTGCAGGAAGTCGACCGGGACCAGAGCCGCAGCGGCAACCTCGACCTCACCGCCATCGCCGCGCGCGCCCTCGACGCCCCCGAACACCACTTCGCCGCCGCCGTCGTCGGCACCCCCGGCGAACAGTTCCGCCCCCTCACCCACGACGACGACGGACACGGCGAACCCCGCTACGGCGTCGGCCTGGTCAGCCGACACCCGGTCCGCTCCTGGCAGGTCACCCGCCTGCGCCCCGCCCCGGTCCGCTCCCCGGTCTACGTGCCCGGCCCCGGCGGAGGACTGGTCCTGCTGCGCGACGAACCCCGGGTCGTCCTCGCCGCCGTACTGGACACCCCGCACGGGCCGATGACCGTCGCCGCCACCCACCTGTCCTTCGTCCCCGGCTGGAACGTCCTGCAACTACGCCGCGTCGTGCGGGCCCTGCGCACCCTGCCCGCCCCGCGCATCCTCCTCGGCGACCTCAACCTGCCCGCCGGTCCGGTCCGCCTGCTCTCCGGCTGGCGACCCCTGGGCCGGCGCCCCACCTACCCGGCCGGGCAACCCCGCGTCCAGCTCGACCACATCCTCGCCGACCGGCGCGGCCTCGACCGGCTGCCACCGGTCACCGCCGTCGACACCCCGCTGTCCACCATCTCCGACCACCGGCCCCTCGTGGTCGACCTCGGCGCTCGCAGCTGA
- the pip gene encoding prolyl aminopeptidase, with protein sequence MHPPIEPYAQGRLDVGDGQRIHWETCGNPDGRPALVVHGGPGSGATPSWRRLFDPAAYRIVLFDQRGCGRSTPHASDPAVDLSVNTTAHLLADMERLREHLGIDRWLLCGASWGSSLSLAYAQRHPQRVAALVLFSVVANTRREIDWVTRDMGRVFPQEWARFRAGVPEADRDGDLSAAYARLVNDPDPRVRERAERDWCDWEDVHVSLAGGFKPSPRYADPVFRAAFVRIVTHYFSNLAFLPDRQLLRDAGKLAGIPGVLVQGRLDVSGPPDIAWQLTRDWPDARLEIVESGGHGSGHGVGERVVAALDAFARA encoded by the coding sequence ATGCATCCACCGATCGAGCCGTACGCGCAGGGCCGCCTCGACGTCGGCGACGGCCAGCGGATCCACTGGGAGACCTGCGGCAACCCCGACGGGCGCCCGGCCCTGGTGGTGCACGGCGGCCCCGGCTCCGGCGCCACCCCGTCCTGGCGGCGGCTGTTCGACCCGGCCGCCTACCGGATCGTCCTGTTCGACCAGCGCGGCTGCGGCCGCAGCACCCCGCACGCCAGCGACCCGGCCGTGGACCTGTCGGTCAACACCACCGCCCACCTGCTCGCCGACATGGAGCGGCTGCGCGAGCACCTGGGCATCGACCGGTGGCTGCTCTGCGGCGCCTCCTGGGGGTCGTCGCTGTCCCTGGCGTACGCCCAGCGGCACCCGCAGCGCGTCGCCGCGCTGGTGCTGTTCAGCGTGGTCGCCAACACCCGCCGGGAGATCGACTGGGTGACCCGGGACATGGGGCGGGTCTTCCCGCAGGAGTGGGCCCGGTTCCGCGCCGGCGTGCCCGAGGCCGACCGGGACGGCGACCTGTCCGCCGCGTACGCCCGGCTGGTCAACGACCCCGACCCGCGGGTCCGCGAGCGGGCCGAGCGGGACTGGTGCGACTGGGAGGACGTGCACGTCTCCCTCGCCGGCGGATTCAAGCCCAGCCCCCGCTACGCCGACCCGGTGTTCCGGGCGGCCTTCGTCCGGATCGTCACCCACTACTTCAGCAACCTGGCGTTCCTGCCCGACCGGCAGTTGCTGCGCGACGCCGGCAAGCTCGCCGGCATCCCCGGCGTGCTGGTGCAGGGCCGCCTGGACGTCAGCGGGCCGCCGGACATCGCCTGGCAGCTCACCCGGGACTGGCCCGACGCCCGGCTGGAGATCGTCGAGTCCGGCGGTCACGGCAGCGGCCACGGGGTGGGCGAGCGGGTGGTCGCGGCGCTGGACGCCTTCGCCCGCGCCTGA
- a CDS encoding TetR/AcrR family transcriptional regulator yields MTTEYSGTGDPARSLALLWRTRDKPSRKGGDLTVDRIVRAAIEVADAEGLAALSMRRVAERLGVGTMSLYTHVPGKGELLDVMLDTVYGETARPDDVPGGWRGRLELVARENRALYLRHPWLLQVATTRPPLGPNVIARYEYELRAVDGIGLTDLEMDAVVTLVDNYVHGAVRGAVEVAQAAQRTGMTEQQWWHAHAPYLERVLDPRRFPLAARVGTAAGEEYQAAADPARAFEFGLARLLDGVEALVRTRSGG; encoded by the coding sequence GTGACCACGGAGTACAGCGGCACCGGCGACCCCGCCCGCAGCCTCGCGCTGCTCTGGCGTACCCGGGACAAGCCCAGCCGCAAGGGCGGCGACCTCACCGTGGACCGGATAGTGCGGGCGGCCATCGAGGTCGCCGACGCCGAGGGCCTGGCCGCGCTGTCCATGCGCCGCGTCGCCGAGCGGCTCGGGGTGGGCACCATGAGCCTCTACACGCACGTGCCCGGCAAGGGCGAACTGCTCGACGTCATGCTCGACACCGTCTACGGCGAGACCGCCCGCCCCGACGACGTGCCCGGTGGCTGGCGGGGCCGCCTCGAGCTGGTCGCCCGGGAGAACCGGGCGCTCTACCTGCGCCACCCGTGGCTGCTCCAGGTGGCCACCACCCGCCCGCCGCTGGGCCCCAACGTGATCGCCAGGTACGAGTACGAGCTGCGCGCCGTCGACGGCATCGGCCTGACCGACCTGGAGATGGACGCGGTGGTCACCCTCGTCGACAACTACGTGCACGGCGCGGTACGCGGGGCCGTGGAGGTCGCCCAGGCCGCCCAGCGCACCGGCATGACCGAGCAGCAGTGGTGGCACGCGCACGCCCCGTACCTGGAGCGGGTGCTGGACCCGCGCCGGTTCCCGCTGGCCGCGCGGGTGGGCACCGCGGCGGGCGAGGAGTACCAGGCCGCCGCCGACCCGGCCCGCGCCTTCGAGTTCGGTCTGGCCCGCCTCCTCGACGGCGTCGAGGCTCTCGTCCGGACGCGTTCCGGCGGCTGA
- a CDS encoding bifunctional 5,10-methylenetetrahydrofolate dehydrogenase/5,10-methenyltetrahydrofolate cyclohydrolase, producing the protein MSSSGATARLLPGGPVAERVLAEVAESVAALRAAGVTPALATVLVGDDDASAGYIRIKQRQAAELGFASPHVHLPAAASQADLHAALEDFNADKAVHGVLVQHPVPARLDYDRALAVLDPDKDVDGMHPVNMGRLALGLPGPLPCTPAGIEALLAFHGVPVAGREVVILGRGATLGRPLAMLLAQKRPTANAAVTVVHTGVADWPRYTRRAEILVAAAGVPGIVRPEHVRPGAVVVGGGVRYEGRLLLPDVDESCAEVAGAITPRVGGVGPTTVAMLFRNAVRAAQRAAGLD; encoded by the coding sequence ATGTCTTCTTCGGGTGCGACGGCTCGGCTGCTGCCGGGTGGGCCGGTGGCGGAGCGGGTGCTGGCGGAGGTCGCCGAGAGTGTGGCGGCGCTGCGCGCGGCGGGGGTGACGCCGGCGTTGGCGACGGTGCTGGTGGGTGACGACGACGCGAGTGCCGGATACATCCGGATCAAGCAGCGGCAGGCGGCGGAGCTGGGGTTCGCGTCGCCGCACGTGCATCTGCCGGCGGCGGCGTCGCAGGCGGATCTGCACGCGGCGCTGGAGGACTTCAACGCGGACAAGGCGGTGCACGGGGTGCTGGTGCAGCATCCGGTGCCGGCGCGGTTGGACTATGACCGGGCGTTGGCGGTGCTGGATCCGGACAAGGACGTGGACGGGATGCACCCGGTGAACATGGGTCGGCTGGCGTTGGGGTTGCCGGGTCCGTTGCCGTGTACGCCGGCGGGGATCGAGGCGTTGCTGGCGTTCCACGGGGTGCCGGTGGCGGGCCGGGAGGTGGTGATCCTGGGTCGGGGTGCCACGTTGGGTCGGCCGTTGGCGATGCTGCTGGCGCAGAAGCGGCCGACGGCGAATGCGGCGGTGACGGTGGTGCACACCGGGGTGGCGGACTGGCCGCGGTACACGCGGCGGGCGGAGATCCTGGTGGCGGCGGCGGGGGTGCCGGGGATCGTGCGGCCGGAGCATGTGCGGCCGGGCGCGGTGGTGGTCGGCGGTGGGGTGCGTTACGAGGGGCGGCTGCTGCTGCCGGACGTGGACGAGTCGTGTGCCGAGGTGGCGGGGGCGATCACGCCGCGGGTCGGTGGGGTGGGTCCGACGACGGTGGCGATGTTGTTCCGTAACGCGGTGCGGGCGGCGCAGCGGGCGGCCGGGCTGGATTGA